The genomic window GCTCGTGGTGCACGCGTTCGAGCGGCCGTTCGAGCACGACCATCGCGAAGATGCTCGTACCCGCGCTGACGTTGCCGGTCCGCGGGGCGACCGCGTTGGTCGCGACCATGCCGGTGCCGGCGTCGCCTTCGGGAGCGCAGAACGGGATGCCGGGGCGCAGGGTTCCCGACGGGTCGAGCAGCGCGGCACCCTCGGCCGTCAGCGCGCCGGCGGGAGCACCGGCCACGAGCACGCGGGGCAGCAGCTCGGCGACGTGGGCGACGGGCAGCCTTCCGGCCGTCGGCCCCTGCGCCTGTCGGAGGGCGTCGTAGCGCGCGAGCATCCCGGCGTCGTAGTCGCTCGTGGCGGAGTCGATCGGGAACATGCCCGACGCGTCGCCGACACCGAGCACCCTCTCCCCCGTCAGGCGCTGGTGGACATAGCCGGCGAGGGTCGTGACGAAGCGGATGTCGGGGACGTGCGGCTCAGCATCCAGCACCGCCTGATGCAGGTGGGCGATCGACCAGCGCAGCGGGATGTTCACGCCGAGCGCGTCGGTGAGCTCCGCCGCCGCGGGGCCGGTGTTCGTGTTGCGCCAGGTGCGGAACGGCACGAGCAGCGTGCCCGCCTCGTCGAAGGCGAGGTAGCCGTGCATCATCGCCGAGACGCCGATCGCGCCGAACGTCTCGGGCGCGGCGCCGTGGCGCTGCTGCGCGTCGGCGACGAGGTCGGCGTAGGCCGCCTGGAGCCCGGACCACACCTCGTCCAACGAGTAGGTCCAGAGGCCTGCCTCGTACCGGTTCTCCCAGGCGTGCGAGCCCACGGCGAGCAGGTTCGCCGGGTCGTCGGCATCCACGAGGCACGCCTTGATGCGGGTGGAGCCCAGTTCGATGCCGAGCGCCGTGCGCCCGGCGCGGATCGCCCCGGCGCTCATCGGCCGCCCTCTTCCCCGCGCTCGGTGGACGCGTCAGCGCGCTCGTCGGCCGCGTCACGGCGCTCGTCGGACGACTGGCCGTAGACGTTCTGGTAGCGATCGAACAGGCGGTCGATCGCGTCCTGCGGGATGGGGATCAGCGGGCCGGCCTCCCGCGCGTAGTGCACGGTGCGGGCGACGTCTTCGACCATCACCGCGGCCTTCACCGCATCCTTCGCCGACGTGCCGATCGTGAACGGACCGTGGTTCTGCATCAGCACCGCGCGACTGCGGTGTCCGGTGAGGGTCTCGACTATGCCGCGGCCGATCGAGTCGTCGCCGATGATGGCGAACGGGCCGATGGGGATGGGTCCGCCGAACTCGTCGGCCATGGCCGTGATGACGCAGGGGATCTCCTCGCCGCGCGCCGCCCAGGCCACAGCGAACGTGGAGTGCGTGTGCACGACGCCGCCGACCTCCGGCATGTTCCGGTAGACGTAGGCGTGCGCCGCGGTGTCACTCGACGGGCTGCGCTCGCTGCCGGGCGTGCCGGGCACGACGTTGCCGTCGAGGTCGCACAGGATCATGTTCTCGGCAGCGAGGTCGTCGTACGAGACCCCGGACGGCTTGATGACGAACAGGTCGGCGCCGGGGACGCGCCCCGAGACGTTGCCGCCCGTCCAGACCACGAGGCCGTAGCGCACGAGCTCGCCGTGGAGCTTCGCGACATCGGCCCGGACGGCGGCGATGGATGCCTCGACCTCGGGGGTGAACGCGGATGCCGGGGTCGCCGGATCGGGGCTTGTCACGGGGTCCTCCATCGGGTCTCGTGCTGACGCGGTTCATCGGCTCGCAGTGGGGATGATGTTACCGGTAACAATCCCTGCTGCCAACCCTGCCTGGAGCAGCCGCGTCAACGATTCAGGAACATCGGCGGATGTTCGCCGCGCGACCGCGGAATGTCGCGGGCTCCGGGCCTGGAGGATTCAGTTCTCCTGAATTCTCGACGCCGCCGGCGCGGGAGAGTTCGACGGTGGTCAACGAGGCGGGGCCGTTGAGGCGCGGACGACGAGCCGCGGCGCGGCAGGCCCCGGCGCCCCGGCGCCGAGCACCGCCGCGACAGCCCGGCGCGCCTCGCCCGCCAGGTCGAGCCCCACCGTGGTGAGCGCCGGGCGGTAGAACGCGGCATCCGGGTTGTCGTCGAAGCCCACGATGCTCACGTCGCCGGGCACGTCGACGCCCGCCTCGCGGAGTCCCGCGATGAGGCCCAGCGCCATCTGGTCGTTGGCCACCGCCACCGCCGTCGGACCTCCCGCGCGCACGGCCGCGGCGACCTCCGCAGCGAGAGCGGCGCCGGCCGCAGCGGTCCAGTCGCCGCTCCAGTGCGGCTCGCTCCCGAGCCTGGCGTCCTCGAGCGCGCGGCGCATCCCCGCTTCGCGCGAGCGCGCCTCGAGCCACTCCTCGGGTCCGGCGACCCGGCCGATGCGGCGATGCCCGAGGTCGACGAGGTGCGAGATGGCGAGAGCCGCGCCCGCCTCCTGCTGCTCGGCGCCGGGTCCGGTGTGCAGCGCGGCGATCGCGACCCCTGGGTGCGCGCCCGTCAGCGCCGTCAGCGTGGCCGCGTGCGGCGCGAGCACGATGAGCCCGTCGACGCCCTGGCCCAGCAGGCGATCGGCCGCATCGCGGACGGATGCCTCGTCCGAGGCGTCCGCGTACGCCGTCGCGATCCACCGGCCGGCGTCGCGCGCCGCCGCCTCGAGCGCGGCGATGCCGACCGCCGGTCCGTACAGCGTCGCGTCGGAGGCGATGACCCCGAGCGTGCGGGTGGTGCGGGTGCCGAGCGTGCGGGCGGCGTTGTTCACGCGGTAGCCGAGGTCGGCGATCGCCTGCAGCACGCGGTCGCGCGTCTCGGGTCGGATGTTCGGGTGCTCGTTGAGCACGCGCGACACCGTCTGCGTCGACACTCCTGCGGCACGCGCCACCTCGCGCACGCCCACGCGCACGGGATCGGCGGGAAGCGGCCGCGTGTCGTCCATGGCGCACACCCTATCCGCCACCCGGCGCCCGGCATCGCCGGAGGTGGCACGCTGGAGGCATGGGTGCAGACGCTCCGAAGACGCGACGACCGGCGCTGCGCGCCCGGTTGCTGACCGCTCTCGCCGGCGATCCCGACGGCACGCCGCCGTGGGTCCGGGCCCTGGCCGACGGCGACGACGCCGGGTACTTCGCAGACGGCGGCGCGGTGTGGACGGTGCACGCCGGCACGGGAACCTTCATCGCCGGCATCCGCGCCCTGCTCATCCAGGCTCTCCATCCGGGGGCGATGGCGGGCGTGCACGACTTCTCGCGCTACCGCGACGACCCGATCGGGCGCCTCACCGGCACGGTGCGCTGGATCATCTGCGTCACCTACGGATCGACCGCGCAGGCGGCGCGGGAGACCCAGCGCGTCGCGCGGCTGCACGAGCGGGTGCAGGGCTCGTACGAGTCCGTCGCGGGCCCGCGCGACTACTCGGCGGGCGACGCGGACCTCGTCGAGTGGGTGCATCTCGCCTTCACCGAGGCGTTCCTCGGCGCGCACCAGCGGTGGGGCGGACCCATCCCCGGCGGCAGCGACGCGTATGTCCGCGAGTGGGCGCAGGCCGGTCGCCTGATGCGCCTCACGAATCCACCGCTGACCGAGGGCGAGCTGCACGCCCGCATGGACGGGTTCCTGGCACGCGGCGAGCTCCGCCGCGACGCCCGAGTGGACGACGTGGTGCGGTTCCTCCGCGCGGCGCCCTTCACCGGCGTCATGCGCATCGCCTACCGCGTGCTCTTCGCCGCGGCCGTCGCCAGTCTGCCGCGCCGGTACCGGCAGCTGCTCGGCCTGCGCCGGTCTCCCCTGCCCGTGGTGACCCTCACCCGCATCGTGCTGGCGGTGTCGGCGAAGGCACTCGAAGAGGGCCCGCGCGCGCAGGATTTCGCCCGGCAGCGGCTCCGCCGGCTCAGCGGCGCGCGGCCTGCGGCGCCGGATGCCGCGACCGCCCGCTGACCTCATCCCCGCCCGAGGGCCCCGACGCGCTGTGTGCATGGCACGCTGGAATCATGCGCATCGCCCTCACCGGCTCGTCCGGAAAGCTCGGCACCGTCGTCGCCCGCGAACTGCGTGCGGCCGGCCATGACGTCATCGGCCTCGACGTGGTCGGAACCCGCGGTCCTGGCTTCGTCCAGGTCGATCTCACCGACTACGGCCAGGTGATCGACGCCCTCACCGCAGTCAACGATCGCCACGAAGGGGTCGACGGGGTCGTGCATCTCGGGGCGATCCCCGCCCCCGGCATCCGCTCCGATGTCGCGACCTTCCACAACAACATGACCGCGACGTTCAATGTGTTCTGGGCGGCGGTGAGGCTCGGCATCCATCGCCTCGTGTACGCCTCGAGCGAGACCGTGCTGGGTCTGCCGTTCGACGTCGCGCCGCCGTACATCCCGGTCGACGAGGAGTACCCGCCGCGGCCCGAGTCGGTGTACTCGCTCGTGAAGACGCTCGAGGAGCGGATGGCGGTCGAGCTCGTGCGGTGGCACCCCGAGCTGTCGATCACGGGCCTGCGGTTCTCGAACGTGATGGTTCCGGAGGACTACGCCGCGTTCCCGTCGTACGACGCCGACGCAATGACCCGCAAGTGGAACCTGTGGGGCTACATCGACGCCCGGGACGGCGCGCAGGCCGTGCAGCGCGCGCTCGAGGTCGCGCCGCCCGGCTTCGAGACGTACATCATCGCCGCGGCCGACACCGTGATGTCGCGCCCCAACGCCGAACTCGTCGCCGAGGTCTTCCCCGGCGTCGAGACCCGCGAGTTCGGCGAGCACGACACCCTGCTCTCCATCGACAAGGCCCGGCGCGTGCTCGGGTACGCCCCGCAGCATTCGTGGCGGGATCACGTCACGGGGTCATGAGCGAGGGGCCGCGCGAAGCCGCCGAACGCTACCGCTTCGAGAAGTGGCAGCGTGAGCAGGGCTTGTCATCGGACGAAGAGGATGCCGCAGACGCGGCCGCGCCGCCGGCACGGGGCTTCTCGGCGGCCGAGCGGGCGGCAGTCGTCGAGAACGCGATCCAGCAGGCGATCCGCCGAGGCGAGTTCGATGATCTGCCCGGCGCCGGCAAGCCCATCCCCGGCCTCGGCGAAAGCCACGATCCGGACTGGTGGATCCGCCGCAAGATCGAGAGCGAGCAGCTCACCGGCCTCGGTCCGCCGGCGCTCCGGCTCCGCGTCGAGAACGCCGAGCTCGACGCGCGCCTCGATGCGCTGAGCAGCGAGGCCGACGTGCGCGACGCGCTCGAGGACTTCAACCGCCGCGTCGTCGAGGCCCGGCGGCAGCTGCAGGGCGGGCCGCCGGTCGTGACCCCGACGCGTGACGTCGACGCCGAGATTGCGGCATGGCGCGAGCGCCGCACCGCGCGGATCACGGCGCAGGCGCAGGCGAAGACGGATGCCGCAGCCCGCCGCCGCAGCCCGTGGTGGCGTCGCCGCGGGCGCGAGTAGCCGCTCGCCGCGTCAGTGACGCGGGGCCATGCAGCCCGCCGCCGCGTCAGCGGCGCGGGATCGTCGAGCCGCGGATGATCAGGCGCACCGGAAGGTGGTGGGTGCCCTCGCCGATGTCCACGCCGTCGATCGCGTCGAACACCCGTTGCGCCGCCTGGCGTCCCAGCTGCTGGAGGTTCGCGTCGATGCTCGTCAGCTCGGGGCGCGAGTTGGTCGCCAGCACCTCCCAGTTGTCGTAGCCGATGACGGCGAGATCCTCCGGCACGCGACGGCCGAGGTCCCGCGCGGTGTCGAGCGCGCCGCGCGCGAGCTGGTCGGAGCCGCAGAAGATGGCGTCGACATTGGGATGCCGTTCCAGCAGCATGGCCGCGGCATCCCTCCCCCAATGCTCGGTCCACTCGGAGAACATCGGCTCTCCTACGAGCTCGAGGCCGGCCGCGTCGAGCGCTGCCCGCGCTCCCGCGATGCGATCCTGTGCGGCGGCGTAGGCGGGGTCGCCGGTGATGTGGGCGATGCGGGTGCGGCCGCACGCGATGAGGTGCTCGACGGCCAGCCTGCCGCCCGCGTAGTTGTCGGGGGTGAGCGAGAGGTCGCGCGGGTCGTCGGACGGCGCGTACGCATACACGACCGGCACCGGGATCTCCTGACCCAGCGACGGGCGGGGGTCGGTCTGCCGGCCGACGACGATGATGCCGTCGACACGCCGGCTCAGCAGCGCCTTGAGGTGGTGCTGCTCGCGGATGGCGTCGCCGCGCGCGTCGCAGAGGAACACGTTGACCTTTCCGGCACCGAAGGCGTCCTCGGCGCCCATCAGGATCGGAATCATGAAGCGGCCCTCGAGGTCGCTCGTCAGCAGCCCCACGGTGCCGGTGCGCCCGGCAAGGAGGCCCCGCGCCATGGCATTGGGGGTGAACGACAGCTCTTCGGCGGCATCCATCACCCTCCGTCGAGTGGCGGGAGCGACGTCCTCCCGGCCGTTGAGCGCCTTCGACGCTGTCGCGATCGACACTCCCGCGCGCCTCGCGACATCACTCAGCGTCGCGCTGCGTGCCCCGGACTCGTTCGCGGCCATCACCCCTCCTCGTTGCGGAAACGTTATCGAAGTAGCGTCTTGACCGCTCGTCAACTCACACGATACCGTGCCGAAAGCGGTTTCGATGATTTCGAAACCCATCACGGCAGCGGCACGGCGATCCCGCACGCGCACGCTCGAAGACGAGCCAAGGAGACTGCAATGACCAACACCCGACGTCGCGCCGCCGGCTGGCGCGCGGCGACCGCACTCCTCCTGTCAGGCGCCCTCATGGGCCTCGCCGGCTGCGCCGGCGGTGGCGCGGCGACGCCTGCGGAGGACATCCCGGCCGAGGGGACGGACGACGGGACGACCCTCACGCTCTGGACCCGCGCACCCCTCGAGAAGCAGGCGAACCTGCTTGTCGACGCCTACAACGCCTCGCACGAGAACCAGGTGGAGCTGACCGTCGTGCCCAACGACGACTACGTGGCGAAGGTCGGCGCCGCTGCCGGCTCAGGCGGGCTGCCCGACCTGTTCGCCGCCGACATCGTCTACGTCCCGAACTGGGTGGAGCAGGGCCTGTTCCAGGACATCAGCGCCCAGGTCGACGGCCTCGACGAGAAGGACCAGATCAACCAGGGCCACCTCTCGGCCGGGACGGACACCGACGGCAAGGAGCACGTCCTGCCCTTCGTGCTCGACCTGTCGATGCTGTTCTGGAACAAGGAGCTGTTCGAAGAGGCCGGACTCGACCCCGAGAAGGCGCCCGCCACCATGGCGGAGTACGCCGACGCGGCCAAGAAGATCCAGGCACTCGGCAAGGACGGCGTGTACGGCACCGCGACCGGCCTGAACTGCGGCGGATGCCTCGTCTTCACGTGGTTCCCCGGCATCTGGGCGTCCGGTGAAGAGGTGCTGAGCGACGACGGACACGAGTCGCTGCTGGCGAACGACGCCGCCAAGGAGGTCTACGACACCTGGCGGGATCTGTGGGAGTCGGGCGCCGTGCTTCCCAGCTCGCAGGACGAGGCGGGCCCCACCTGGACCGCAGGCTTCACCGAGGGCAACGTCGGCCTGATGTTCTACCCCGCGACGCTGCTGTCGTCGACCCCGTTCGACGCGGGCGTTGCCGGCATCCCGGGTGTCGACGGCGGCGCCTCGACCTTCGTCGGCGGGGACGGCATCGGCATCTCCAAGGACTCGGAGAAGGCCGCGCAGGCGTGGAACTTCCTCACCTGGCTGATGTCGGAGGATGCGCAGGTCGAGGTTCTAGCGAAGAACAACGACGTCGTCTCGCGCGCGGACCTCGCCGACAACGAGTACGCCGCGAAGGACCCTCGGCTCGTCACGATCAACGAGGTGGCCGCGCAGGGCGACACGCCCGTCGCGCTGAACTTCCAGCAAGCGTTCAACGCACCCGGCAGCCCCTGGCTGGAGCTCGTGCGCAACGCCGTGCTCGAAGGCACCGACACGGTCGACGCCGACAACGACGCCATCACCGAGATCCTCGCGCAGTGAACCGCGGCGGTGGCCCGGGCGACCGGGCCACCGCCCCCATCCCCGGAGAACGAACGCCATGTCCGCCGAGACGCTGAGTCCGCCGACGAGTCCGCCGACCGCCCCCTCCCCGCCGCACCGCGCTTCGCGCGCCCGGCGCGAGGCGCTGCGCGGGTGGCTCTACGCATCCCCGACGACCCTGTTCGTGGTGTTCGTCTTCCTGCTGCCACTGCTGCTGGTGCTGCACATGTCGGCGTCGGACTGGCCGCTGCTCTCGGGCAACCAGGGCTGGAACCTTCCCGAGAACTACGTCGACGCCGTCGACCACCGCCTGTTCTGGGACGCCATCTGGTTCACCCTGAAGTACACGGTCATCACGACGATCCTGCTCATCGGCCTGGGGCTCGGGCTTGCACTGCTGGTGCAGGAGTCCACCCGGTGGAAGTCGCTGCTGCGCACCTCGTTCCTCGTGCCGAGCGCACTGGGTCTCGCCTCGGCATCCCTCCTCTTCTACGTGCTCTACTCCCCGTACGCGGGGCCGTTCGCCGACCTCATGCAGTCGTGGGGCTTCACGTTCCTCGGCACACCCGAGGGGGCGCTCTGGTCGACCGTGTTCCTCATCGTGTGGCGGTACGCCGGCTTCTACATGCTGCTCATGCTGGTGGGCCTGCAGGCGATCCCCGACGACGTCTACGAGGCGGCGCGCATCGACGGCGCCTCGGCGTGGCAGACCTTCCGCGGCATCACGCTTCCGCTGCTGCGTCCGACGTTCGCACTCACCATCGTGCTGTGCGTCACCGGCTCGCTCCTGGCGTTCGAGCAGTTCTACATCCTGACCAAGGGCGGACCCGACAACAGCACCATGACGATCGTGCAGCTGATCTACAACGTCGCCTTCCAGGGCCAGAACGATCTCGGCATCGCCGCGGCGCTGTCGGTGATCGTGCTGCTGGCTCTCATCGTCATCAACATCTTCCAGCTGCGCGCGTTCCGCCGCACCGACGAGGACTGAGGAAGCCCGCCATGTCCGCACAGACGCTTCCGTCCTCCACCCGCCTCATCGAGGTGCAGCCGCCGCGCCGCCGCGCCCGGCGCTCCCCCGCGGCGCGCATCGTCTTCGGCATCCCGTACGCGGTGCTGACCACGGCGCTCGCCATCATGTTCCTCTACCCGCTCATCTGGACCGCCGTGTCGTCCGTGGCGCCCCGAGCCGGCACCAGCCAGCCGGAGGGCTGGGGATTCGGCAACTACGCGGCCCTCGCCGACTACCAGGCCGGCATCTGGGTCTATCTCGGCAACTCGACCTTCGTCGCGCTGCTGACGGTGCTGCTGACCCTGGTCGTCTCGACTCTCGGCGGCTACGCCTTCGCCCGGTTCTCGTTCCCGGGGAAGAACCTGCTGTTCCTCACGGTGCTCGCGATCCTGATGGTGCCGTACACGACGCTGCTCATCCCGCTCTACGTGATCCTCAACGCCGTCGGCCTGAGCAACTCCCTGGTCGGCGTCGCGATCGTGCTCACGATGTTCCAGCTGCCGTTCTCGATGTTCATGATGCGGATCTCCTTCGAATCCGTTCCTCGCGAGCTCGACGAAGCAGCGCTGGTCGACGGCGCGACCACCTTCGGGGCGCTCCGGCTCGTGCTGCTGCCCGCGGTCAAGCCGGGGCTCATCACGGTCGGCATGTTCGCCTTCCTCGCGGCCTGGAACGACTTCATGGCGCCGCTCATCCTGATCACCGACACGAACCGGATGACGCTGCCCCTGGCCGTCTCCAACCTTCGCGTGCAGGTGCAGGGCGTCATCGACTACGGCGCGACGGAGGCGGGAGTGGTCGTGCTGGCGCTGCCCTGCATCGTGCTGTTCCTCGTGCTGCAGCGCCACTACGTCCGCGGATTCATGTCGGGAGCTTTCAAGGGATGACCATGCAGACCACCACCACCGCGCCCCAGGCGCCCGTCGCTCCGGCGCACGGCCGCCTCCGCCCCCTCGGCCAGGAGGAGGTTCGCATCACCGGCGGCTTCTGGGGTGACCGGCAGGCCGTCAACGGCCGCAACACGCTCGCGCACAT from Microbacterium sp. ProA8 includes these protein-coding regions:
- a CDS encoding FGGY-family carbohydrate kinase, which produces MSAGAIRAGRTALGIELGSTRIKACLVDADDPANLLAVGSHAWENRYEAGLWTYSLDEVWSGLQAAYADLVADAQQRHGAAPETFGAIGVSAMMHGYLAFDEAGTLLVPFRTWRNTNTGPAAAELTDALGVNIPLRWSIAHLHQAVLDAEPHVPDIRFVTTLAGYVHQRLTGERVLGVGDASGMFPIDSATSDYDAGMLARYDALRQAQGPTAGRLPVAHVAELLPRVLVAGAPAGALTAEGAALLDPSGTLRPGIPFCAPEGDAGTGMVATNAVAPRTGNVSAGTSIFAMVVLERPLERVHHELDLVSTPSGDAVAMVHCNNGASELAAWAGMFARFAEASGTPLGDDAVYEVLFREALEGDADAGGLLAYNHLAGEPIAGLTEGRPLFVRTPDSRFTLANAMRAQLYGVFGTLALGMRVLDDEGVGLDRMFAHGGMFRTAGVAQRFLAGALGAPVSVGDTASEGGAWGIAVLAAYLPHAAELSLAAYLEDRVFAGAAIATAEPDPGDVAGFAAYLDRYRAGLAVEATAVTALT
- a CDS encoding L-ribulose-5-phosphate 4-epimerase, with translation MEDPVTSPDPATPASAFTPEVEASIAAVRADVAKLHGELVRYGLVVWTGGNVSGRVPGADLFVIKPSGVSYDDLAAENMILCDLDGNVVPGTPGSERSPSSDTAAHAYVYRNMPEVGGVVHTHSTFAVAWAARGEEIPCVITAMADEFGGPIPIGPFAIIGDDSIGRGIVETLTGHRSRAVLMQNHGPFTIGTSAKDAVKAAVMVEDVARTVHYAREAGPLIPIPQDAIDRLFDRYQNVYGQSSDERRDAADERADASTERGEEGGR
- a CDS encoding LacI family DNA-binding transcriptional regulator, producing MDDTRPLPADPVRVGVREVARAAGVSTQTVSRVLNEHPNIRPETRDRVLQAIADLGYRVNNAARTLGTRTTRTLGVIASDATLYGPAVGIAALEAAARDAGRWIATAYADASDEASVRDAADRLLGQGVDGLIVLAPHAATLTALTGAHPGVAIAALHTGPGAEQQEAGAALAISHLVDLGHRRIGRVAGPEEWLEARSREAGMRRALEDARLGSEPHWSGDWTAAAGAALAAEVAAAVRAGGPTAVAVANDQMALGLIAGLREAGVDVPGDVSIVGFDDNPDAAFYRPALTTVGLDLAGEARRAVAAVLGAGAPGPAAPRLVVRASTAPPR
- a CDS encoding oxygenase MpaB family protein codes for the protein MGADAPKTRRPALRARLLTALAGDPDGTPPWVRALADGDDAGYFADGGAVWTVHAGTGTFIAGIRALLIQALHPGAMAGVHDFSRYRDDPIGRLTGTVRWIICVTYGSTAQAARETQRVARLHERVQGSYESVAGPRDYSAGDADLVEWVHLAFTEAFLGAHQRWGGPIPGGSDAYVREWAQAGRLMRLTNPPLTEGELHARMDGFLARGELRRDARVDDVVRFLRAAPFTGVMRIAYRVLFAAAVASLPRRYRQLLGLRRSPLPVVTLTRIVLAVSAKALEEGPRAQDFARQRLRRLSGARPAAPDAATAR
- a CDS encoding NAD(P)-dependent oxidoreductase, which produces MRIALTGSSGKLGTVVARELRAAGHDVIGLDVVGTRGPGFVQVDLTDYGQVIDALTAVNDRHEGVDGVVHLGAIPAPGIRSDVATFHNNMTATFNVFWAAVRLGIHRLVYASSETVLGLPFDVAPPYIPVDEEYPPRPESVYSLVKTLEERMAVELVRWHPELSITGLRFSNVMVPEDYAAFPSYDADAMTRKWNLWGYIDARDGAQAVQRALEVAPPGFETYIIAAADTVMSRPNAELVAEVFPGVETREFGEHDTLLSIDKARRVLGYAPQHSWRDHVTGS
- a CDS encoding DUF1992 domain-containing protein — translated: MSEGPREAAERYRFEKWQREQGLSSDEEDAADAAAPPARGFSAAERAAVVENAIQQAIRRGEFDDLPGAGKPIPGLGESHDPDWWIRRKIESEQLTGLGPPALRLRVENAELDARLDALSSEADVRDALEDFNRRVVEARRQLQGGPPVVTPTRDVDAEIAAWRERRTARITAQAQAKTDAAARRRSPWWRRRGRE
- a CDS encoding LacI family DNA-binding transcriptional regulator, with the translated sequence MAANESGARSATLSDVARRAGVSIATASKALNGREDVAPATRRRVMDAAEELSFTPNAMARGLLAGRTGTVGLLTSDLEGRFMIPILMGAEDAFGAGKVNVFLCDARGDAIREQHHLKALLSRRVDGIIVVGRQTDPRPSLGQEIPVPVVYAYAPSDDPRDLSLTPDNYAGGRLAVEHLIACGRTRIAHITGDPAYAAAQDRIAGARAALDAAGLELVGEPMFSEWTEHWGRDAAAMLLERHPNVDAIFCGSDQLARGALDTARDLGRRVPEDLAVIGYDNWEVLATNSRPELTSIDANLQQLGRQAAQRVFDAIDGVDIGEGTHHLPVRLIIRGSTIPRR
- a CDS encoding sugar ABC transporter substrate-binding protein; this encodes MTNTRRRAAGWRAATALLLSGALMGLAGCAGGGAATPAEDIPAEGTDDGTTLTLWTRAPLEKQANLLVDAYNASHENQVELTVVPNDDYVAKVGAAAGSGGLPDLFAADIVYVPNWVEQGLFQDISAQVDGLDEKDQINQGHLSAGTDTDGKEHVLPFVLDLSMLFWNKELFEEAGLDPEKAPATMAEYADAAKKIQALGKDGVYGTATGLNCGGCLVFTWFPGIWASGEEVLSDDGHESLLANDAAKEVYDTWRDLWESGAVLPSSQDEAGPTWTAGFTEGNVGLMFYPATLLSSTPFDAGVAGIPGVDGGASTFVGGDGIGISKDSEKAAQAWNFLTWLMSEDAQVEVLAKNNDVVSRADLADNEYAAKDPRLVTINEVAAQGDTPVALNFQQAFNAPGSPWLELVRNAVLEGTDTVDADNDAITEILAQ
- a CDS encoding sugar ABC transporter permease, yielding MSAETLSPPTSPPTAPSPPHRASRARREALRGWLYASPTTLFVVFVFLLPLLLVLHMSASDWPLLSGNQGWNLPENYVDAVDHRLFWDAIWFTLKYTVITTILLIGLGLGLALLVQESTRWKSLLRTSFLVPSALGLASASLLFYVLYSPYAGPFADLMQSWGFTFLGTPEGALWSTVFLIVWRYAGFYMLLMLVGLQAIPDDVYEAARIDGASAWQTFRGITLPLLRPTFALTIVLCVTGSLLAFEQFYILTKGGPDNSTMTIVQLIYNVAFQGQNDLGIAAALSVIVLLALIVINIFQLRAFRRTDED
- a CDS encoding carbohydrate ABC transporter permease, encoding MSAQTLPSSTRLIEVQPPRRRARRSPAARIVFGIPYAVLTTALAIMFLYPLIWTAVSSVAPRAGTSQPEGWGFGNYAALADYQAGIWVYLGNSTFVALLTVLLTLVVSTLGGYAFARFSFPGKNLLFLTVLAILMVPYTTLLIPLYVILNAVGLSNSLVGVAIVLTMFQLPFSMFMMRISFESVPRELDEAALVDGATTFGALRLVLLPAVKPGLITVGMFAFLAAWNDFMAPLILITDTNRMTLPLAVSNLRVQVQGVIDYGATEAGVVVLALPCIVLFLVLQRHYVRGFMSGAFKG